In a genomic window of Staphylococcus taiwanensis:
- a CDS encoding MFS transporter, which yields MSKQTKRIILFIILFSYFLILMDNSIIFTSTVKIAQNLNMNSASLSWVSNAYTITFGGFLLLAGRLGDLFGRKRIFIFGLFIFGLSSLSIGIAQTSTQIITFRAIQGIGSAIIAPTSLALLMDHFEGKARTKAISYYGATAGIGSSIGLLLGGWLTSVISWRSGFLINVPFTIILISLTVMYIKPTIVHRIKVDYIGAILSVIATMTLVYGMTNKSLVAVIIGLILLIVFIILEKKLTFALMPMSLFQNKVRTGAYIGRFIFMMAMLSYWFILPQIMQHLYHFNPLQAGMAFLPLTIVNFIAALYLPRLTEKLGDTRVLMLGQIILTLGMIITAILNPLHGYWLAIGLPMILTGLGQGWLLAPLTSAGIYGVDAKLSGAASGMTNTMHQLGGPIGLSIIVFFTSHIVNLVNYYHVVMWLIVMYMLLGTVILWLTQRSSNKI from the coding sequence ATGTCTAAACAGACAAAACGTATCATCCTCTTTATTATTTTATTTAGCTATTTTTTAATATTAATGGATAATTCAATTATATTTACTAGTACTGTGAAAATCGCTCAAAATTTAAATATGAATAGCGCTTCATTATCATGGGTCTCTAATGCTTATACCATAACTTTCGGCGGTTTCTTACTTCTAGCTGGTAGATTGGGTGACTTGTTTGGTCGTAAACGTATATTCATATTTGGATTATTCATTTTCGGTTTATCCAGCTTGAGTATCGGCATTGCTCAAACAAGCACACAGATTATTACTTTTAGAGCAATTCAAGGTATTGGATCTGCTATTATTGCACCTACATCATTAGCACTTTTAATGGACCATTTTGAAGGCAAAGCACGTACAAAAGCGATTAGTTACTATGGTGCGACTGCTGGAATAGGTTCAAGTATTGGTTTACTTCTTGGTGGTTGGTTAACTAGTGTAATTAGTTGGCGTTCTGGTTTTCTTATAAATGTGCCATTTACAATTATATTGATTAGCTTAACTGTTATGTATATTAAACCTACCATCGTTCATCGCATTAAAGTCGATTATATTGGCGCCATTCTCTCAGTTATTGCCACAATGACACTCGTTTATGGTATGACTAATAAATCATTAGTTGCCGTGATAATCGGTTTAATCTTATTAATTGTTTTTATTATTCTTGAAAAGAAATTAACATTTGCTCTAATGCCAATGTCTCTTTTTCAAAATAAAGTACGTACAGGCGCTTATATCGGACGCTTTATATTTATGATGGCTATGCTTTCCTATTGGTTTATTCTGCCACAAATAATGCAACACCTTTATCATTTCAATCCATTACAAGCGGGTATGGCCTTCTTACCTTTAACTATAGTTAATTTTATAGCAGCACTTTATTTACCTCGTTTAACTGAAAAGTTAGGCGACACACGCGTTCTTATGCTAGGTCAAATCATATTAACACTAGGAATGATTATAACGGCAATACTCAATCCGCTTCATGGATATTGGCTTGCCATAGGATTACCAATGATTCTTACTGGTTTGGGACAAGGTTGGTTACTTGCACCTCTTACTAGTGCAGGGATTTATGGCGTAGATGCTAAACTATCTGGTGCAGCAAGCGGTATGACGAACACTATGCATCAACTCGGTGGACCGATTGGTCTATCAATAATCGTTTTCTTCACATCACATATCGTAAACTTAGTTAACTATTATCATGTCGTGATGTGGTTAATTGTTATGTACATGCTCCTCGGTACTGTCATATTATGGCTAACGCAACGTTCTTCTAATAAAATATAA
- a CDS encoding MerR family transcriptional regulator, with the protein MNTKEVVAHMGVSQDTLRYYEKVGAIPPVERNKNVYRDYRTNDLNWIYLAKNLRQAGVTIELLIEFCKLGQLPSNEEIQQRQKDLLNMQLSELDEKLETIHKARNLLKYKIDNYDNHLAKFNTGEIDNDTVDKLWEKDLKIYQ; encoded by the coding sequence ATGAATACAAAAGAAGTAGTAGCACACATGGGTGTTTCACAAGATACGCTTAGATATTATGAAAAAGTGGGTGCCATTCCCCCAGTAGAACGTAATAAAAACGTGTATCGTGATTATAGAACGAATGATTTAAATTGGATTTATTTAGCTAAAAACTTGCGTCAAGCTGGCGTAACGATCGAATTATTAATTGAGTTTTGTAAATTAGGTCAGTTACCTTCAAATGAAGAAATTCAACAACGTCAAAAAGATTTGTTAAATATGCAATTAAGTGAGTTAGATGAGAAATTAGAAACAATTCATAAAGCACGTAACTTATTAAAGTATAAGATTGATAATTATGATAATCATTTAGCGAAGTTTAACACGGGTGAAATTGACAATGATACTGTAGATAAACTTTGGGAAAAAGATTTAAAAATATATCAGTAA
- a CDS encoding 6-carboxytetrahydropterin synthase produces the protein MKKNLSHIQPPSHFRYKEGQTILKQSYEFNCDNRIYFSETVYQDLYDHPYRLYVDVLSPIGKYGLGLDFNEVDAIYNEFIKPKVENQVLNETLPNINTTAENIAMWIWDEFEKHLPEQNHMYELQLFETDRHGVSLNQSIMTS, from the coding sequence ATGAAGAAAAATTTAAGTCACATTCAACCTCCAAGTCATTTCAGATATAAAGAAGGCCAAACAATCTTAAAACAAAGTTATGAATTTAATTGTGATAATCGTATTTATTTTAGTGAAACGGTATATCAAGATTTATATGATCATCCTTATCGTTTGTATGTAGATGTATTATCACCTATTGGGAAGTATGGTTTAGGTTTAGATTTTAATGAAGTAGATGCAATTTACAATGAATTTATTAAACCTAAAGTAGAGAATCAAGTTTTAAATGAAACGTTACCAAACATCAATACGACAGCGGAGAATATTGCGATGTGGATTTGGGATGAATTTGAAAAACATCTTCCAGAACAAAATCATATGTATGAATTACAATTATTTGAGACTGACCGCCATGGGGTAAGTCTAAATCAAAGTATCATGACGTCTTAA
- a CDS encoding HlyC/CorC family transporter — protein MGTTFSLITFILLLVLTAFFVATEFAIVKVRATRIEQLSKAGESKALAAKKVVNHLDEYLAACQLGITITALGIGMVGESTFEFILHPLFSSIGIPEAWIHPFTIVGAFIIATFLHVVVGEMAPKTIAIQKAEAITLRFAKPIIFFYRIMYPFIWILNGAARIILKMFNMKPAKESEVFHSEEELKQLIYDSHEGGEINESELHHINQAFKFDNLVAKDVMIERQHVKTLDISTSFPEVMHKIKTNAYTRYPAIKNNEIVGFIHSKSLFNVEQPTSLERFVNPMIQTKMETPLKHILEVMKKKKVHIAAVYHASDFQGIITLENILEEIVGDIEDEYN, from the coding sequence TTGGGGACCACATTTAGTCTTATTACTTTTATTTTATTATTAGTCCTTACGGCATTTTTCGTAGCGACGGAATTTGCGATTGTTAAAGTGAGAGCAACCAGGATTGAGCAATTATCAAAAGCCGGTGAGAGTAAAGCTTTGGCGGCTAAGAAAGTAGTTAATCATTTAGATGAATATTTAGCTGCATGTCAGTTAGGTATTACGATTACTGCGTTGGGTATTGGGATGGTTGGAGAATCAACCTTTGAATTTATACTACATCCATTATTTAGTAGTATAGGTATTCCTGAAGCTTGGATACATCCATTTACTATCGTTGGTGCTTTTATAATTGCGACATTTTTACACGTTGTTGTAGGTGAGATGGCGCCGAAGACAATTGCTATTCAAAAGGCCGAAGCGATTACGTTACGCTTTGCTAAACCGATTATCTTTTTCTATAGGATAATGTATCCATTTATTTGGATATTAAATGGTGCAGCACGTATTATATTGAAAATGTTCAATATGAAACCTGCGAAAGAAAGTGAAGTCTTCCACTCTGAAGAAGAATTGAAACAATTAATTTATGATAGCCATGAAGGTGGAGAAATTAATGAGAGTGAACTCCATCATATCAATCAAGCTTTCAAATTTGATAATTTAGTCGCAAAAGATGTAATGATTGAGCGACAACATGTCAAAACGCTCGATATAAGCACAAGTTTTCCAGAGGTCATGCACAAGATTAAAACAAATGCTTATACAAGATATCCGGCTATAAAAAATAATGAAATTGTAGGATTTATTCATTCCAAATCATTGTTTAACGTGGAACAACCTACATCATTGGAACGTTTTGTTAATCCGATGATTCAAACTAAGATGGAAACACCTTTGAAACATATATTAGAAGTCATGAAGAAGAAAAAAGTTCATATCGCTGCAGTGTATCATGCTTCAGATTTTCAAGGTATCATTACCTTAGAGAACATTCTTGAAGAAATTGTTGGCGATATTGAAGATGAGTATAATTAA
- a CDS encoding Rrf2 family transcriptional regulator — protein MKISSRFTVAVHILSLVKIEGNQTLTSGYIASSVNTNSVVIRRLISKLKQAHLIETHQGSGGIQLLKPLTDITLLDVYKAVEVVDEGELFQIHEDTNINCVVGANIQSVLEMILLRAQDAMETVLQNVTMDDIVSGILQQSG, from the coding sequence TTGAAAATTAGCAGTCGATTTACTGTAGCTGTACATATATTATCGCTAGTCAAAATAGAAGGTAATCAAACGCTGACTTCAGGATATATTGCGAGTAGCGTGAATACCAATTCAGTAGTTATCAGAAGATTAATTAGTAAACTAAAACAGGCACATTTGATAGAAACGCATCAAGGTAGCGGTGGTATTCAATTATTGAAGCCTCTGACTGATATTACATTATTAGATGTCTATAAAGCAGTTGAGGTAGTTGATGAGGGAGAACTCTTCCAAATACATGAGGATACAAATATCAATTGTGTTGTGGGCGCAAATATCCAAAGTGTGCTGGAGATGATTCTATTACGTGCACAAGATGCTATGGAAACAGTATTACAGAATGTCACTATGGATGACATCGTTTCAGGTATCTTGCAACAAAGCGGATAA
- a CDS encoding NAD(P)-dependent oxidoreductase, which translates to MKIGIIGATGKVGTKVLQEATRRGHEVTAIVRNAAKLNQSDVKVIEKDIFNLTTDDIKDLDVVVNAFSAPLGEEEAHVEAGRALIALLKDVDTRAIIVGGAGSLFVDEAQTTRVVDTPDFPDVVKPTAKGQGRNLQDLKDAEGITWTFVSPSAEFDAEGKRTGSYTSGKDQLLVNSQGNSYISYADYAIAIVDEAENAAHINERFTVVGEQA; encoded by the coding sequence ATGAAAATAGGTATTATTGGGGCAACTGGTAAAGTAGGAACTAAAGTATTACAAGAAGCAACACGTCGTGGTCATGAAGTGACTGCCATCGTCAGAAACGCTGCTAAATTAAATCAGTCGGATGTCAAAGTGATTGAAAAAGATATTTTTAATTTAACAACAGATGATATTAAAGATCTTGATGTCGTTGTTAATGCGTTCAGTGCACCACTTGGTGAAGAAGAAGCCCACGTTGAAGCTGGACGTGCGTTAATTGCGTTATTAAAAGATGTAGATACTAGAGCGATTATTGTTGGTGGTGCGGGTAGTCTATTCGTAGATGAAGCACAAACAACACGTGTTGTTGATACACCTGATTTCCCAGATGTTGTTAAACCAACAGCTAAAGGTCAAGGACGCAATCTTCAAGACCTTAAAGATGCAGAAGGTATTACTTGGACATTTGTCAGTCCATCTGCAGAATTTGATGCGGAAGGTAAACGCACAGGTTCATATACATCAGGTAAAGATCAGTTATTAGTTAATAGTCAAGGTAATAGTTACATTAGCTATGCAGATTATGCGATTGCGATTGTAGACGAAGCTGAAAATGCAGCCCACATTAATGAACGTTTCACAGTAGTTGGCGAACAAGCATAA
- a CDS encoding LysR family transcriptional regulator — protein sequence MTHKNDIQYLEAVQRYGSISHAAKHLYISQPYLSRYIKEMENDLGVTLINRDSNPLELTYSAERFLEYLHEMENIDNQMREELQTISNLKKGRIRIGVNPILATHTLYNILPKFIQNYPGVEIELVEEVAHRIEQIVSDQQVDIGVTILPLYTEDLSYEILYTESIYLALPPGHSLLDEAKAHANDGAFPFQSLNNEKFILLKPEMTLRQLSNQILKDYDVTPDVMMETVSVENALRLVNEGIAITFVPKSVKDMTSDRFNGEFVQLNPHQYYNQVVLAYKENHKKRLSKAAKTFIQMAKSGGNTTS from the coding sequence ATGACACATAAAAATGACATACAATATCTAGAAGCCGTTCAACGGTATGGTAGTATTTCGCATGCGGCGAAACATCTTTATATTTCTCAACCTTACTTGAGTCGCTATATTAAAGAAATGGAGAATGATTTAGGCGTCACTTTAATTAACCGTGACAGTAACCCGTTAGAACTAACTTATTCAGCTGAACGTTTCCTCGAATATTTACATGAAATGGAGAATATTGATAATCAAATGCGCGAAGAGTTGCAGACGATTTCTAATTTGAAAAAGGGACGTATCCGTATAGGCGTAAATCCAATTTTAGCTACACATACGTTATATAATATATTGCCAAAATTCATTCAGAATTACCCAGGCGTAGAAATTGAATTAGTGGAAGAAGTGGCTCACAGAATCGAACAAATTGTATCTGATCAACAAGTGGATATTGGCGTTACGATTTTGCCGTTATATACCGAGGATTTATCTTATGAAATTTTATACACTGAAAGTATTTACCTAGCATTACCACCAGGTCATTCCTTACTTGATGAAGCGAAAGCGCATGCTAACGATGGTGCGTTCCCTTTTCAATCATTAAATAATGAAAAGTTTATCTTACTGAAACCTGAGATGACATTACGTCAATTATCTAATCAAATCTTAAAAGATTATGATGTTACGCCTGATGTCATGATGGAAACAGTAAGTGTGGAAAATGCACTCCGCCTTGTTAATGAAGGCATAGCCATTACCTTCGTACCAAAAAGTGTGAAAGATATGACTTCAGATCGTTTTAATGGGGAATTTGTCCAACTTAATCCACATCAGTATTACAATCAAGTTGTATTAGCATATAAAGAAAATCATAAAAAGCGATTATCTAAAGCAGCAAAGACATTTATTCAAATGGCAAAGTCTGGAGGTAATACGACTTCATAA
- a CDS encoding GntP family permease, producing the protein MDMIGTIGIILAIIFIIYMSVKNYSILVIGPVASIIVILTNKLPFFDSLIGTKASYMTGLTDFIVSFFGVFILGALLAKFMDESGAAQSIAEKIVSKTGTNSPYAILIAIFIITAILTYGGISLYVVVFVLIPLAKPLFKQMDLAWNLIGIPVMLGLGTFTMTMLPGTPSVQNVVPTKYLGTSLTSAPLLGIVGTIVAIAFGLWYMKHALNKSIAKGESFADYDIEDHNMTSKEKTPNFIVSILPIVVLIIMNIIGSAMGIENIILISLTTSVILSALLFYNYIPVKKAVLNEGAANSLMPMFLTGSAIAFGTVITLAPGFETIRKLILDIPGSPLISLAVASALFGVITGSASGSLGIVLQAFGKHYVDMGIDPEVIHRVATMSSSIFTVMPHTGFVLTFFALTGLTHKNGFKYLFITNTGANLLALIVVLLGVIIF; encoded by the coding sequence ATCGATATGATCGGAACGATAGGGATTATATTAGCAATTATTTTCATTATATATATGTCCGTCAAAAACTATTCCATTTTAGTTATAGGTCCTGTGGCCTCTATTATAGTCATCTTGACTAATAAATTACCATTTTTCGACTCGCTCATCGGTACGAAAGCGTCCTATATGACTGGCTTAACAGATTTCATTGTTAGCTTCTTCGGCGTTTTTATACTTGGTGCTTTATTAGCGAAATTTATGGATGAAAGTGGTGCCGCACAATCTATCGCTGAAAAGATAGTTTCTAAGACGGGAACAAATAGTCCATACGCAATATTAATTGCTATTTTTATTATTACAGCTATTTTAACGTATGGCGGTATTAGTTTATACGTTGTTGTCTTTGTATTAATTCCATTAGCGAAACCATTATTCAAACAAATGGATCTTGCTTGGAACTTAATCGGTATTCCAGTTATGCTTGGTTTGGGTACTTTTACAATGACCATGTTGCCTGGTACACCTTCTGTACAGAACGTTGTACCAACTAAATATTTAGGCACATCACTTACTTCAGCCCCTTTACTAGGCATTGTCGGAACAATCGTCGCTATTGCCTTTGGACTTTGGTATATGAAACATGCATTGAATAAAAGTATCGCAAAAGGCGAATCATTTGCCGATTACGATATTGAAGATCACAACATGACATCAAAAGAGAAAACACCAAACTTTATCGTAAGTATTTTACCGATTGTGGTACTTATCATCATGAATATTATAGGTAGTGCAATGGGTATTGAAAACATAATACTGATTAGTTTAACAACGTCAGTTATTTTATCAGCATTGCTCTTTTACAACTATATTCCAGTTAAAAAAGCAGTGCTTAATGAAGGGGCAGCGAATTCGTTAATGCCAATGTTCCTTACAGGCTCAGCTATTGCTTTTGGAACAGTCATTACATTAGCCCCTGGATTCGAAACAATTCGTAAATTGATATTAGATATTCCTGGTAGCCCACTTATCAGCTTAGCCGTAGCATCAGCATTATTTGGTGTGATTACAGGTTCAGCTTCAGGTTCACTCGGAATCGTCTTACAAGCATTCGGTAAACATTATGTTGATATGGGCATTGACCCGGAAGTCATTCACAGGGTGGCAACCATGTCATCATCTATTTTCACCGTTATGCCACACACAGGCTTTGTATTAACGTTCTTTGCACTTACAGGATTAACACATAAGAATGGTTTCAAATATTTATTTATTACAAACACTGGTGCCAACCTTTTAGCACTTATAGTCGTACTATTAGGCGTTATTATTTTTTAG
- a CDS encoding 3-hydroxybutyrate dehydrogenase: protein MTRNVIVTGSAQGIGYAIAQAFDKEQDRVFIFDMNQEAADKAASTLNNGVAYQVDVTNEDEVSKAIEDVNHKYGAVDVLVNNAGIQHIDKIEDFPLDQWNKVIGVIQTGTFLMTKHVIPSMKQQQSGRIITISSAHGEMADPFKSAYVASKFAQIGFTKTVALETVKDGITANAVLPGPVRTALIENQLAHLAKQDGSTEQEAMEKYITGKMPMNRLLEPSEIAATCVFLASDGATAITGETISVSGGSNA from the coding sequence ATGACAAGAAATGTAATCGTAACAGGCTCAGCACAAGGTATAGGATATGCAATCGCACAAGCATTCGATAAAGAACAAGATCGTGTATTTATCTTCGATATGAATCAAGAAGCGGCTGATAAAGCGGCAAGCACATTAAACAATGGTGTGGCTTATCAAGTTGATGTAACAAATGAAGACGAAGTTTCAAAAGCGATTGAAGATGTAAATCATAAATACGGTGCAGTTGACGTATTAGTGAATAATGCGGGTATTCAACACATCGATAAAATTGAAGATTTCCCATTAGATCAATGGAATAAAGTGATTGGCGTTATTCAAACTGGTACGTTCTTGATGACGAAACATGTTATTCCATCAATGAAACAACAACAAAGTGGCCGTATTATTACAATTTCATCTGCACATGGTGAAATGGCAGACCCATTTAAATCTGCTTATGTTGCTTCTAAATTCGCACAAATCGGTTTCACTAAAACAGTTGCACTTGAAACAGTTAAAGATGGTATTACAGCGAACGCAGTATTACCAGGACCTGTTCGTACAGCATTAATTGAGAACCAACTTGCACACCTTGCAAAACAAGATGGCTCAACTGAACAAGAAGCAATGGAAAAATATATTACAGGTAAAATGCCAATGAACCGTTTATTAGAACCATCTGAAATCGCAGCAACTTGTGTATTCTTAGCATCTGATGGTGCAACAGCGATTACTGGTGAAACAATTAGTGTTTCTGGCGGTTCAAACGCATAA
- a CDS encoding lipocalin-like domain-containing protein: protein MAELKEQLIGTWKLVRYQDEDKDGNIFFPLGKDATGFIMYNPDGYMSAQLMQQGRQAYESGDLHTGTKDEMAEAAHGYVAYAGRFELDEENSTVYHTMEVSMNPTWLGDTQPRVFELEGDTLSIVNGNVPNQKLVWQRVK, encoded by the coding sequence ATGGCAGAACTTAAAGAACAATTAATTGGAACTTGGAAATTAGTGAGATATCAAGATGAAGATAAAGATGGTAACATCTTCTTCCCACTAGGTAAAGATGCAACAGGATTCATTATGTATAATCCAGATGGTTATATGTCAGCACAATTAATGCAACAAGGACGTCAAGCATATGAATCAGGAGACTTACACACAGGTACTAAAGATGAAATGGCTGAAGCAGCACATGGTTACGTTGCATACGCTGGTCGTTTCGAATTAGACGAAGAGAATTCAACAGTGTATCACACTATGGAAGTAAGTATGAATCCAACTTGGTTAGGCGATACACAACCTCGTGTTTTTGAATTAGAAGGCGACACACTTAGTATTGTGAACGGTAACGTGCCTAACCAAAAATTAGTATGGCAACGTGTGAAATAA
- a CDS encoding glucose 1-dehydrogenase, protein MSSMRYNEFEGKTVVITGAASGIGKATALKFAQEKANIVIGDVDERAQQTAQEINDNGGHALFVKTDVSNPEQVQALMQKALKEFGSVDHAFNNAGILNQPKKFADIDPDTFDKVINVDVKGVFLSMKYELESMLQSGGGTIVNTASVAGLIADPQMGPYIAAKHAVIGMTKSAGFDHATDGVRINAVAPGLTETDMTKAWKDDDEKWQQMISGVPMAKAAQPDDIADIVLFLSSDSAKFMTAQVYLVDGGQTAH, encoded by the coding sequence ATGTCTAGTATGAGATATAATGAATTTGAAGGAAAAACAGTTGTTATTACAGGCGCAGCATCAGGAATTGGTAAAGCGACTGCTTTAAAATTTGCACAAGAGAAAGCCAACATCGTTATCGGAGACGTTGATGAACGTGCACAACAAACTGCACAAGAAATCAATGATAATGGTGGCCATGCATTATTCGTTAAAACAGACGTGTCTAACCCAGAACAAGTACAAGCATTGATGCAAAAAGCACTTAAAGAATTTGGTAGTGTTGACCACGCATTTAACAATGCAGGTATCTTAAATCAACCTAAAAAATTTGCAGATATTGACCCTGACACATTTGATAAAGTCATTAATGTAGACGTTAAAGGTGTCTTCTTATCAATGAAATATGAATTAGAAAGTATGCTTCAAAGCGGAGGCGGTACAATTGTTAATACAGCCTCAGTTGCGGGATTAATTGCTGACCCTCAAATGGGACCATATATTGCTGCAAAACACGCAGTAATCGGTATGACAAAATCAGCTGGTTTCGACCATGCTACTGATGGCGTTCGTATTAACGCTGTTGCCCCAGGATTAACTGAAACAGATATGACTAAAGCTTGGAAAGATGATGATGAAAAATGGCAACAAATGATTTCAGGTGTACCAATGGCTAAAGCAGCACAACCTGATGATATTGCTGACATCGTATTATTCTTATCATCTGATTCAGCAAAATTCATGACTGCTCAAGTTTATCTTGTTGATGGTGGTCAAACAGCACACTAG
- a CDS encoding dihydrofolate reductase family protein, whose amino-acid sequence MSANICAYLGVSVDGYIADRYESVQFLEEVEGEGDNGYAQFYDNVDVVIMGGNTFRWLLDNDVKENPYEGKKVIVITSQDVSIDWDIEFYSGDLKSLFNRFGDDEFVWIVGGGALISELVNLHILTSMRLTIAPKLLGQGVNLFNDMSDKVHLNLRDVTQYNQFVELSYDVQYD is encoded by the coding sequence ATGTCAGCAAATATTTGTGCTTATTTAGGTGTTTCTGTAGATGGATACATAGCAGATCGATATGAAAGCGTTCAATTTCTAGAAGAGGTAGAAGGAGAAGGAGACAATGGTTATGCCCAGTTCTATGACAATGTAGACGTTGTGATTATGGGTGGGAATACATTTAGATGGTTACTCGACAATGATGTTAAAGAGAATCCGTACGAAGGTAAAAAAGTGATCGTGATTACATCGCAGGATGTTTCTATAGATTGGGATATTGAATTTTATAGTGGAGATTTAAAATCATTATTTAATAGATTTGGAGATGACGAATTTGTATGGATTGTAGGTGGGGGTGCCTTGATTTCTGAATTGGTGAACTTACACATTTTAACATCCATGCGCTTAACTATTGCCCCTAAGTTACTAGGCCAAGGCGTAAATTTATTTAATGATATGAGTGACAAAGTTCATTTAAATTTGAGAGACGTGACACAATATAATCAATTTGTAGAACTTTCTTATGATGTTCAATATGACTAA
- a CDS encoding ABC transporter permease: MFLAWNEIKRNKLKFGLIIGILVLISYLLFLLSGLANGLINMNTEGIKKWKADAIVLNKDANQTVQQSVFKTSDVKGKFKEEAPLKQMGVIASNGDSEENALLFGVTSKSFLIPKIVDGKKFSKDNDVVIDQSLKDKGFKVGDTIKLSQSDEKLHIVGVSESAKYNASPVIFANNKTIEKINPALSSDKTNAVVVKDSHWKDKKVDSDLEVVGIDKFVENLPGYKPQNLTMNFMITFLFVISATVIGVFLYVITLQKKNLFGVLKAQGFTNGFLMKMVLAQTFILALIGTLIGLILTLLTSLVLPEAVPVQFNMGTLIIFGIVLILTSLVGSLFSVLSIRKIDPLKAIG, translated from the coding sequence ATGTTTCTTGCATGGAACGAAATTAAACGGAATAAGCTAAAATTCGGATTAATTATCGGCATTCTTGTTTTGATTAGTTATTTACTATTTTTATTATCCGGACTAGCGAATGGTTTAATTAATATGAATACTGAGGGCATCAAGAAGTGGAAAGCGGATGCCATCGTATTGAATAAAGATGCCAACCAAACGGTTCAACAATCTGTGTTTAAGACATCTGATGTCAAAGGCAAATTCAAAGAAGAAGCACCTTTAAAACAAATGGGTGTCATCGCATCAAATGGAGATAGTGAAGAGAATGCATTGCTCTTTGGTGTGACATCTAAATCGTTCTTGATTCCAAAGATTGTGGACGGTAAAAAATTTAGTAAAGATAATGACGTTGTGATCGATCAATCATTAAAAGATAAAGGGTTTAAAGTAGGAGATACGATAAAGTTGTCTCAATCTGATGAAAAGTTACATATCGTAGGTGTCTCTGAAAGTGCTAAATATAATGCATCGCCCGTCATTTTCGCAAATAATAAAACGATTGAAAAAATTAACCCTGCGTTATCGTCAGATAAAACCAATGCTGTTGTCGTCAAAGATAGTCATTGGAAAGATAAAAAGGTTGATAGTGATTTAGAAGTCGTCGGTATAGATAAATTTGTAGAGAATCTACCAGGTTATAAACCACAGAATTTAACGATGAACTTTATGATAACATTCTTATTCGTTATTTCTGCTACAGTTATTGGCGTCTTCTTATATGTCATTACATTGCAGAAGAAGAATTTATTTGGCGTGTTAAAAGCTCAAGGATTTACAAATGGCTTCTTAATGAAGATGGTGCTTGCACAAACATTCATATTAGCCTTAATCGGAACATTGATTGGCTTAATACTGACATTGCTTACAAGTCTAGTCTTGCCGGAAGCGGTACCTGTACAATTTAATATGGGCACGCTCATAATCTTTGGTATCGTCTTGATTCTAACATCACTTGTCGGAAGTTTATTCTCAGTATTATCTATTCGCAAAATTGACCCACTCAAGGCAATCGGATAA